A single window of Nocardia sp. NBC_01327 DNA harbors:
- a CDS encoding SDR family oxidoreductase, with product MSSGPSVVDKWTSKKELIMIVVTGATGNIGRSLTRALAEAGEQVAAVSRNAAAVPAGVQHVRADLAEPMSLEPVLAQAKALFLLLSGDLHAPGARPAGLIDLAATAGVRRIVLLSSQGVATRPDGPTRIAMRALEDATRQSGLDWSILRPGGFASNALAWTESVRAQQMVAAPFGDTGVPIVDPADIADVAAACLLDERHTGGVYELTGPEVITPREQAETIAAALGSPVRFHELTRAEAKADMVRFVPAELADDTLDILGSPNPSELRISPDVQRVLGRPPHPFADWVTRNLAAFR from the coding sequence GTGAGCTCCGGTCCTAGCGTCGTGGACAAGTGGACATCGAAGAAGGAGCTGATCATGATCGTGGTGACCGGGGCTACCGGCAATATCGGCCGCTCGTTGACGCGGGCGCTGGCCGAGGCCGGTGAACAGGTGGCGGCGGTGTCGCGGAATGCTGCGGCCGTGCCGGCAGGCGTCCAGCATGTGCGGGCCGACCTCGCCGAGCCGATGAGCCTCGAACCCGTTCTGGCACAGGCGAAAGCGCTGTTCCTGCTGCTGTCCGGGGACCTGCACGCCCCCGGGGCCCGGCCGGCCGGCCTCATCGACCTGGCCGCGACCGCCGGCGTCCGCCGCATCGTCCTGCTGTCCTCGCAGGGCGTGGCGACCAGACCTGACGGGCCGACGCGGATCGCCATGCGCGCGCTGGAGGACGCGACGCGACAGTCCGGTCTGGACTGGTCCATCCTGCGCCCGGGTGGCTTCGCCTCCAACGCCCTCGCCTGGACGGAATCCGTTCGCGCACAACAGATGGTCGCCGCCCCTTTCGGCGATACCGGTGTGCCCATCGTGGACCCGGCCGATATCGCCGACGTCGCGGCGGCCTGCCTGCTCGACGAGCGGCACACCGGCGGCGTGTACGAGCTGACCGGACCGGAGGTGATCACGCCGCGCGAACAGGCCGAGACCATTGCCGCCGCACTCGGCTCGCCGGTGCGTTTCCACGAGCTCACCCGCGCGGAGGCCAAGGCCGACATGGTCCGGTTCGTGCCGGCCGAACTCGCCGACGACACCTTGGACATCCTCGGCTCCCCGAATCCGTCCGAACTGCGGATCAGCCCCGACGTACAACGCGTCCTCGGCCGCCCCCCGCACCCATTCGCCGACTGGGTCACCCGCAACCTCGCCGCATTCCGCTGA
- a CDS encoding winged helix-turn-helix transcriptional regulator, producing MVGSTQDTPAEAQVRYEVFHTDCPARDVLDHITSRWGVWVLISLRGSDLRFYELRESIRGISEKMLAQTLRALVQDGLVWREVEPTTPPQVTYGLTPFGRDIGEPLEELFDRIGRGRP from the coding sequence ATGGTGGGAAGCACGCAGGACACCCCGGCCGAGGCGCAGGTGCGGTATGAGGTGTTTCACACCGACTGCCCCGCCCGTGACGTGCTCGACCACATCACCAGCAGATGGGGCGTCTGGGTGCTGATCTCCTTGCGCGGCAGTGATCTTCGGTTCTACGAATTGCGCGAGAGCATCCGGGGCATCAGCGAGAAAATGCTCGCCCAGACCCTGCGCGCACTAGTGCAGGACGGCCTGGTCTGGCGCGAGGTCGAGCCCACCACCCCGCCCCAGGTCACCTACGGCCTCACCCCGTTCGGCCGCGATATCGGCGAACCGCTCGAGGAGCTGTTCGACCGCATCGGCCGCGGCCGTCCATAA
- a CDS encoding GAP1-M domain-containing protein encodes MTGFPQLLCGWALVNLESSGAGVGVVARSGNWPAALGSTVRELGSLVTLPDGEYSATPESFVLEFRIARGLAVAGLKTPSEVRPGTCITHLVAGECGALDGITALLMHESGELLTSLNGSVSPTEHWPLADPAPETDEEIFAAATLAALADPWLPALAGAVLAHLAGQGPGITLHVASARDAVTMLQALYGMIPRNALQELTFSTGPGQPSEPPSIVTVIGTDTPSPDRVTINPDSSADESGDTYPSLGRTIVEHRRAGVVLPAELATVHDIRQWCYQQHLRTVDPALLDDAQLVQVITDPGLTPEWFDNTAVARRAIHLALDKTAVTTALAHMDHLPSVRTAFEQTLIECVMNDNRRRNRATQVAHQLGFDISAVVTASAFQRLENGTLTASDAKTVWPQLQHDWTTGEAADRSVVVERLHQHRALREFTIGSRDRALVYETVRAEINDPAVHTGSSQLLRSAMYSHLPIVAQLMVNASCTSRDRYLLEQLMACAPADRLAPLIAECMRYAGVDAFELMKAVTIVRAEPAELVEALQPAWTSLRQTLGLPQAVESLTVLTAEQPEPSRSRLRHNIFQRSRNRGHWTKTEVSGIIHAAAEDPLVIEENFGILRAAIDSDMEFVAVCMAGRSAAAEGEVVLHQILGCTPREQLPALITSCAQQRDLEPLTLLRAICGLEPSPEALVAMLSSGWPHLRTHLDLPRRIANLVSLDPTATHPPRLQPPDRPKKARRNPFGR; translated from the coding sequence ATGACAGGATTTCCGCAACTGCTGTGTGGGTGGGCACTGGTCAATCTCGAATCCTCCGGCGCCGGTGTCGGTGTGGTGGCGCGGTCCGGAAACTGGCCTGCCGCACTGGGTTCCACGGTGCGTGAGCTCGGCTCACTGGTGACTCTGCCCGACGGCGAGTACTCCGCGACGCCCGAATCGTTCGTACTGGAATTCCGGATTGCCCGGGGGCTGGCCGTCGCGGGCCTCAAGACACCGTCGGAGGTTCGGCCGGGCACCTGCATCACACATCTGGTGGCCGGTGAATGTGGTGCGCTGGACGGGATTACGGCGCTGCTGATGCACGAGTCCGGCGAATTGCTGACCTCCTTGAACGGATCGGTATCGCCCACCGAACACTGGCCGCTCGCCGATCCGGCACCGGAAACCGACGAGGAGATCTTCGCCGCGGCGACCCTGGCCGCGCTCGCGGACCCGTGGCTACCGGCGCTGGCCGGTGCGGTGCTCGCACATCTCGCCGGACAGGGACCGGGCATCACCCTGCACGTCGCCAGCGCCCGGGACGCCGTCACCATGCTGCAGGCGCTGTACGGGATGATCCCGCGAAACGCCCTGCAGGAGTTGACATTCTCGACCGGTCCGGGACAGCCGTCCGAGCCTCCGTCGATCGTGACCGTGATCGGCACGGACACCCCGTCCCCCGATCGCGTCACCATCAACCCGGACAGCTCCGCCGACGAATCCGGGGACACCTACCCGAGTCTCGGCCGGACCATTGTCGAGCACCGCCGCGCCGGTGTGGTGCTGCCCGCCGAACTCGCGACGGTGCACGACATCCGGCAGTGGTGCTACCAGCAGCATCTGCGCACCGTCGATCCCGCACTGCTCGACGATGCCCAGCTGGTACAGGTGATCACCGATCCGGGCCTGACGCCGGAGTGGTTCGACAACACCGCGGTCGCCCGGCGCGCGATCCATCTGGCCCTCGACAAGACCGCTGTCACAACGGCATTGGCGCATATGGACCATCTGCCGAGCGTGCGCACCGCCTTCGAACAGACGCTGATCGAATGCGTCATGAACGACAATCGCCGCCGCAACCGCGCGACACAGGTCGCCCATCAGCTCGGCTTCGATATCAGCGCGGTCGTGACCGCCTCGGCCTTTCAGCGACTCGAGAACGGCACGCTCACCGCGAGCGATGCGAAAACCGTGTGGCCGCAACTACAGCACGACTGGACCACCGGCGAGGCCGCCGACCGGAGCGTGGTCGTCGAACGGCTGCACCAGCATCGCGCCCTGCGCGAGTTCACCATCGGATCGCGCGATCGCGCCCTGGTGTACGAGACGGTGCGCGCCGAGATCAATGATCCGGCGGTCCATACCGGGAGCAGTCAGCTGCTGCGCAGCGCCATGTACAGCCATCTGCCGATCGTCGCGCAGCTCATGGTGAACGCCTCCTGCACCAGCCGGGACCGCTACCTCCTCGAACAGCTCATGGCGTGCGCACCCGCGGATCGCCTGGCGCCGTTGATCGCCGAGTGCATGCGCTATGCGGGTGTGGACGCCTTCGAACTCATGAAGGCCGTCACCATCGTGCGGGCCGAGCCGGCCGAGCTGGTCGAAGCGCTGCAACCGGCGTGGACTTCGCTGCGGCAGACGCTCGGCCTGCCGCAGGCGGTGGAGAGCCTGACCGTGCTCACGGCCGAGCAGCCGGAGCCCTCGCGTTCTCGTCTGCGCCACAACATATTCCAGCGCAGCCGCAACAGAGGTCACTGGACGAAGACCGAGGTGTCCGGCATCATCCACGCCGCCGCCGAAGACCCCCTGGTGATCGAGGAGAACTTCGGGATCCTGCGCGCGGCAATCGATTCCGATATGGAATTCGTCGCGGTCTGCATGGCCGGCCGCTCCGCCGCCGCCGAGGGTGAGGTGGTGCTGCACCAAATCCTCGGCTGCACCCCGCGCGAACAACTCCCCGCCCTCATCACCAGCTGCGCCCAGCAGCGCGATCTCGAACCGCTGACACTGCTGCGCGCGATCTGCGGCCTCGAACCGTCCCCCGAAGCGCTGGTCGCCATGCTCTCCAGCGGATGGCCCCACCTGCGCACCCACCTCGACCTCCCCCGCCGCATCGCCAACCTGGTGAGCCTGGACCCCACTGCAACCCATCCCCCGCGACTCCAGCCCCCAGATCGCCCGAAGAAGGCGCGCCGCAACCCCTTCGGCCGCTAG
- a CDS encoding phosphatase PAP2 family protein: MIAVLVAGVVWWRRRVGAAVLVVGTVLVATGLSTLTKYVVGRERPPVAMRVVGALHPSYPSGHATATTALAGVTLLVYLGSRPGRVRAWGAAVSAAVLVVAMCATRLYLGVHWFTDVVGGVLLGTTVVLCAAVVQIRWQVDNEPTARSLNAQQGKEI; encoded by the coding sequence ATGATTGCGGTCCTTGTCGCGGGGGTGGTCTGGTGGCGGCGGAGGGTCGGGGCGGCGGTGCTGGTGGTGGGGACCGTGCTGGTTGCCACCGGATTGAGCACGCTCACCAAATATGTGGTCGGGCGGGAGCGGCCGCCGGTGGCCATGCGGGTGGTGGGGGCGCTGCATCCGTCGTATCCGTCGGGGCATGCGACTGCCACGACGGCATTGGCGGGGGTGACGCTGCTGGTGTATCTCGGGTCGCGGCCGGGGCGCGTGCGGGCCTGGGGTGCGGCGGTATCGGCCGCGGTGCTGGTGGTGGCCATGTGCGCGACGCGGTTGTATCTGGGCGTGCACTGGTTCACCGATGTGGTCGGCGGGGTGTTGCTCGGGACCACGGTGGTGTTGTGTGCGGCAGTTGTGCAGATCCGGTGGCAAGTTGATAACGAACCGACTGCTCGTTCGCTGAATGCCCAGCAGGGCAAGGAAATATAG
- a CDS encoding serine/threonine-protein kinase, with the protein MRLINGRYELRELVGRGGMAEVWDAWDRQLRRRVAVKVLDSGSLLPLEQDERIQQERFEREAHIAAQMNCGNIVMVHDAGVFVENRRRYPFLVMEFIPGENLRQHLRHPENWSLPSLLSILTDALSGLVYAHSKHVVHRDIKPENIMIGPDGAAKLADFGIAIEMREHIQRLTQAQRALGTQHYSAPEYLHHGQITHLSDVYSFAVVCSEILPRAYGPAGIPDELKAVLDRSLSPDPAQRHRSAAEFQHYFCEALERVSNGTRRTVPDQLRQTHTSVLTPGALREPEPETADPLMYSSTWNFFLIPALASRQRLLAGLAKDDYRYVAALFGVAATAGIVLGGLVFLLLAWLLVQVGKFV; encoded by the coding sequence TTGAGGCTGATCAATGGCCGTTACGAGCTACGGGAACTCGTCGGCAGAGGGGGAATGGCCGAGGTCTGGGACGCGTGGGACAGGCAGTTGCGTCGCCGGGTCGCGGTCAAGGTGCTCGATTCCGGGAGCTTGCTACCGCTGGAACAGGATGAGCGGATTCAGCAGGAGCGGTTCGAGCGCGAGGCGCATATTGCCGCGCAGATGAACTGCGGGAATATCGTCATGGTGCACGATGCCGGCGTCTTCGTCGAAAACCGCAGGCGCTACCCGTTCTTGGTGATGGAGTTCATTCCGGGCGAGAACCTACGCCAGCATCTGCGCCATCCCGAGAACTGGTCGCTACCGAGCCTGCTCAGCATTCTCACCGACGCCCTCAGCGGCCTCGTCTACGCGCACTCCAAGCACGTTGTGCACCGGGATATCAAGCCCGAGAACATAATGATCGGCCCGGACGGCGCCGCGAAACTGGCCGACTTCGGCATTGCCATCGAGATGCGCGAGCATATCCAGCGCCTCACCCAGGCCCAGCGCGCGCTGGGCACCCAGCACTATTCGGCTCCGGAGTATCTGCACCACGGGCAGATCACCCACCTCAGCGATGTGTATTCCTTCGCCGTGGTCTGCTCCGAGATACTCCCCCGCGCCTACGGCCCCGCCGGTATTCCCGACGAACTCAAAGCGGTGCTGGATCGGTCACTTTCACCGGATCCGGCGCAGCGGCACCGGTCGGCGGCGGAATTCCAGCACTATTTCTGCGAGGCGCTCGAACGCGTTTCTAACGGCACCCGGCGCACCGTCCCGGACCAGCTGCGACAGACCCACACCTCGGTGCTGACCCCGGGCGCGCTCCGCGAGCCGGAGCCCGAAACCGCTGACCCGCTGATGTATTCGTCGACCTGGAATTTCTTCCTGATTCCCGCACTCGCGTCGCGGCAGCGGCTGCTCGCCGGACTGGCCAAGGACGACTACCGCTATGTCGCCGCCCTGTTCGGCGTCGCCGCGACGGCCGGAATCGTGCTCGGCGGACTGGTTTTCCTGCTGCTCGCCTGGCTGCTCGTGCAGGTCGGGAAGTTCGTGTGA
- a CDS encoding condensation domain-containing protein, with product MSLPVAAWTSPVVRRKPADVAEFLQIIAEPKPLRRMPRAPRIPLAPAQERMWHAAAAGYSADWNVARAFRIRGQAVNIGALIAAIDDVMRRHAPLRTCYPATAHGPIQVVMDADVARIEVSVVDSFAGELTERLAEFSGDAFDLATEVPIRARVYRLGARDVVLALVVHHISLDGASIGPLLRDLVTAYGARTARQAPAWPPLPVDYIDYTLWKHEYLGAYEDPCSRASTQLRYWANNLVGRPMPLELPYDRTCPVHREATGDLVQVQFDADVHRDLLCRARRVGSSVFMMLQTAFAVSVAAFAKSSDVTVATAVSGRDDPLLADIVGNLADDVLMRIRLDRAADMTELLEQVRRVALAAFANPDTSNPRLLRCLPQDPSHPLFQATLILQRAEADPPGAVTGRGLTVTEVPTGVVRAKHDLEFGLTEHYDHTGAPTGINGPFLYPTALFDRDTAERFVEKFHATVRLIATGYDGPLSPLLDSAPRRRSRRAGRPRPASC from the coding sequence ATGTCCCTACCGGTTGCTGCCTGGACGAGCCCGGTGGTGCGTCGTAAACCCGCTGACGTCGCTGAATTCCTGCAAATCATCGCAGAGCCGAAGCCTTTGCGGCGCATGCCACGCGCACCGAGAATCCCGCTGGCTCCGGCGCAGGAGCGCATGTGGCATGCGGCGGCCGCCGGCTACTCAGCTGACTGGAATGTTGCTCGCGCGTTTCGCATTCGTGGACAGGCGGTAAATATTGGTGCGCTGATTGCCGCCATCGATGATGTGATGCGCCGGCACGCACCGCTGCGCACCTGCTATCCGGCCACCGCGCACGGGCCCATCCAGGTGGTCATGGACGCCGATGTGGCGCGGATCGAGGTGTCCGTCGTCGACAGCTTCGCGGGCGAGCTCACCGAGCGGCTCGCCGAATTCAGCGGTGACGCCTTCGATCTCGCCACCGAGGTTCCGATCCGGGCCCGCGTCTATCGGCTCGGCGCGCGAGATGTGGTGCTGGCCCTGGTGGTTCACCACATCTCCCTGGACGGCGCCTCGATCGGGCCGCTGCTGCGAGATCTGGTCACCGCGTACGGCGCCCGGACCGCACGGCAGGCGCCCGCCTGGCCGCCGCTGCCGGTCGACTACATCGATTACACGCTGTGGAAGCACGAGTACCTGGGCGCGTACGAGGATCCGTGCAGCCGCGCCAGCACCCAGCTGCGGTACTGGGCCAATAATCTGGTCGGACGGCCCATGCCGCTCGAATTGCCCTATGACAGAACGTGTCCGGTCCACCGCGAGGCCACCGGGGATCTGGTCCAGGTGCAGTTCGACGCCGACGTGCACCGTGATCTGCTGTGCCGCGCGCGGCGGGTGGGCTCGAGTGTTTTCATGATGCTGCAGACCGCCTTCGCGGTGAGTGTCGCGGCCTTCGCGAAATCCTCGGACGTCACGGTGGCGACCGCCGTCTCCGGTCGTGATGATCCGCTGCTCGCGGATATCGTCGGCAATCTGGCCGATGACGTCCTCATGCGCATCCGCCTGGACCGCGCCGCCGATATGACCGAACTGCTCGAGCAGGTGCGCCGGGTTGCGCTGGCGGCGTTCGCGAATCCGGATACCTCCAATCCCCGTCTGCTGCGCTGCCTCCCACAGGATCCGAGCCACCCGCTCTTCCAGGCCACCCTCATCCTGCAGCGCGCCGAGGCCGATCCCCCCGGCGCGGTGACCGGCCGCGGCCTGACCGTGACCGAGGTCCCGACCGGCGTGGTGCGCGCCAAACACGATCTGGAATTCGGCCTCACCGAGCACTACGACCACACCGGCGCCCCCACCGGCATCAACGGCCCCTTCCTCTACCCGACCGCCCTCTTCGACCGCGACACCGCCGAGCGCTTCGTCGAAAAGTTCCACGCCACAGTCCGATTGATCGCCACCGGCTACGACGGCCCACTGTCCCCACTCCTGGATTCCGCCCCCCGCCGCCGCAGCCGCCGCGCCGGCCGCCCCCGCCCCGCCTCCTGCTGA
- a CDS encoding DUF397 domain-containing protein produces the protein MNCNIIRGERRGPRFAKSTFSYGGGDCVEVAYHEGQIALRDSKDRHSPTLWFTRSEWKAFVSGVRAGEFDFDFVE, from the coding sequence ATGAACTGCAATATTATTCGCGGAGAGCGTCGCGGGCCGAGGTTCGCCAAGAGCACCTTCAGCTATGGTGGCGGCGATTGTGTCGAGGTCGCCTACCACGAAGGTCAGATCGCACTGCGTGATTCCAAGGATCGGCACAGCCCGACGCTGTGGTTCACGAGATCCGAGTGGAAAGCGTTTGTCTCAGGTGTGCGGGCCGGCGAATTCGATTTCGATTTCGTCGAGTGA